In Thiovibrio frasassiensis, one DNA window encodes the following:
- the nifU gene encoding Fe-S cluster assembly protein NifU yields the protein MWEYTDKVRDHFMNPRNVGEIENADGIGEVGSLACGDALTLYFKLDETERIIDAKFKTFGCASAIASSSALTEMIKGLPLVEAEKITNEDIAEYLGGLPKEKMHCSVMGREALEAAIAYYRGIPLPMAEGEVVCECFGVTDLEVKRAIAESNLRSVEEITNFTKAGGGCGKCHDRLEELLREARHEVQQIIPDKRPTRLTNIQKIKLIEEVLEREVRPTLRKDGGDIELIDVDGDFVIVSLRGACGSCKKSQTTLKEYVEKKLREQVLDTLIVEEGK from the coding sequence ATGTGGGAATATACGGATAAGGTTCGGGATCATTTCATGAATCCCCGGAATGTGGGCGAGATTGAGAATGCGGACGGGATCGGCGAGGTCGGCTCTCTTGCCTGCGGCGATGCCTTGACCCTCTACTTTAAACTGGACGAAACCGAACGGATTATCGATGCCAAGTTCAAAACCTTTGGCTGTGCCAGTGCCATTGCCTCTTCTTCCGCCCTCACCGAGATGATCAAGGGGCTCCCCCTTGTGGAGGCGGAAAAGATTACCAACGAGGATATCGCCGAGTATCTTGGCGGTCTGCCTAAAGAGAAGATGCACTGCTCGGTCATGGGCCGTGAGGCGCTGGAAGCGGCAATTGCCTACTACCGCGGAATCCCTCTCCCCATGGCGGAAGGGGAGGTGGTCTGCGAATGCTTCGGGGTCACGGATCTTGAGGTGAAGCGGGCAATTGCCGAGAGCAATCTGCGTTCGGTTGAGGAGATCACCAATTTCACCAAGGCCGGCGGCGGCTGCGGCAAGTGCCATGATCGTTTGGAAGAACTTCTCCGCGAGGCCCGGCATGAGGTGCAGCAAATCATCCCGGACAAACGCCCGACCCGCTTGACCAATATCCAGAAGATCAAGCTCATCGAGGAGGTTCTCGAGCGCGAAGTGCGGCCGACCCTGCGCAAGGATGGCGGCGATATCGAGCTGATCGATGTGGATGGCGATTTTGTCATTGTTTCCCTGCGCGGGGCCTGCGGTTCCTGCAAAAAATCGCAGACCACTCTCAAGGAGTATGTGGAAAAGAAGCTGCGCGAACAGGTGTTGGATACCCTGATCGTTGAGGAGGGTAAATAA
- the nifS gene encoding cysteine desulfurase NifS, translating into MNAPVYMDNNATTRVAPEVVEVMLPYYSDLYGNPSSMHTFGGQVGRAVEEARGKIASLLGARPDELIFTSCGTESDSTAILSALQSFPEKRHIVTTRVEHPAVKNLCESLDKLTGHKHKITQLPVNSDGTLDLGLYEESLTDETAIVSAMWANNETGVIFPIKEMAEIAKSRGILFHTDAVQAVGKIPINLSQVPIDFLSLSGHKLHAPKGIGVLYVRKGTPFVPFIIGGHQEHGRRGGTENVAAIVGLGKACEMAANQMQEENTRVKALRDKLEDGLLASIPSSLLNGHKTLRLPNTTNISFEYVEGEAILLHLDRFGICASSGSACTSGSLEPSHVMRAMGVPFTAAHGSIRLSLSVYNTEAEVDFVLEKLPPVIAQLREMSPFWQSEHKGKVGSSQCKCSCS; encoded by the coding sequence ATGAACGCTCCTGTCTATATGGACAATAACGCCACCACCCGGGTTGCTCCGGAGGTAGTCGAGGTCATGCTCCCCTATTATTCCGATCTGTACGGCAATCCTTCCAGCATGCACACCTTCGGCGGTCAGGTAGGCCGCGCCGTTGAGGAGGCGCGGGGGAAAATCGCCTCGCTCCTTGGCGCCCGGCCCGACGAGCTTATCTTTACCAGTTGCGGCACGGAGTCCGACTCCACCGCCATCCTCTCAGCCTTGCAGTCTTTCCCGGAAAAACGGCATATCGTTACCACCCGGGTCGAACATCCGGCGGTAAAAAACCTTTGTGAGAGCTTGGATAAACTCACCGGTCATAAGCATAAGATAACCCAGTTGCCGGTGAACAGCGACGGCACCCTGGATCTGGGGCTCTACGAAGAGAGCTTGACGGATGAAACCGCCATTGTCAGCGCCATGTGGGCAAACAACGAGACCGGGGTCATCTTTCCCATAAAAGAGATGGCGGAGATCGCTAAGAGTCGGGGCATCTTGTTTCACACCGATGCGGTGCAGGCGGTGGGAAAAATTCCCATCAACCTGTCACAAGTACCGATTGATTTCCTCTCGCTTTCCGGGCATAAATTACATGCTCCAAAGGGAATAGGGGTTCTCTATGTTCGTAAGGGTACGCCTTTTGTCCCCTTTATTATCGGCGGGCATCAGGAACACGGGCGTCGGGGGGGCACGGAAAACGTGGCCGCCATCGTCGGTTTGGGCAAGGCCTGTGAGATGGCGGCCAACCAGATGCAGGAAGAAAACACCCGGGTGAAGGCGCTGCGGGACAAGCTGGAGGATGGCTTGCTGGCCTCCATTCCAAGCTCGCTGCTCAATGGACACAAGACCCTGCGTCTGCCCAATACGACCAATATCAGTTTTGAGTATGTGGAGGGAGAGGCGATACTCCTGCATCTCGACCGCTTTGGGATCTGCGCTTCCTCCGGTTCCGCATGCACCTCCGGTTCCCTTGAGCCGTCGCATGTCATGCGGGCCATGGGCGTGCCTTTTACCGCGGCGCACGGCTCGATTCGCTTGAGTCTCAGCGTGTACAACACCGAGGCCGAGGTTGATTTTGTGTTGGAAAAATTGCCCCCGGTCATTGCCCAGCTCCGCGAGATGTCGCCGTTTTGGCAGAGCGAACACAAGGGCAAAGTCGGCTCCAGCCAGTGCAAGTGCAGTTGCTCCTAA